Part of the Lolium rigidum isolate FL_2022 chromosome 6, APGP_CSIRO_Lrig_0.1, whole genome shotgun sequence genome, GTCCGACCGCAAGGCCGAGCCACCCACCGCCCCCTCGCAGCCATGGACATGCGGGCCCTCAACTCGAAGGCCGGCGGGCCCTTCCTCGCGCCCAGGCGCAACCCGCCGCCGACGTGGGCTCCCCTCCCCGCCGGGGAGACCGGCTCGCTGGCTGCCGGGTCGAGGAGGGGGCCGCGGTGGCCCAGGTTGGCGGTGAGCGCGTCCGGGAAGAAGAGCCACAGCAGTCCCGACGCCGACGAGCCCAGGAACAAGGCCTCGTCTTCCGGTAAATTCTTCTCTCTTGGTATGATTATGACGAGAGCTTCCATGCCCCCGTCTGTTGATTGGGTGCGGTCGTACTGGTGGGAACAGGGGGATCTCGGCGTGCGGGGGAGGTGGTCAAACCCTTTGTAGATTCGATGCGTATCGGGGTGATAGGACCTGCGGAGGGGATTCTGGTATCCTCTTTCCGGTGATCGCTACGGTCTGGGTCACGGAATGCTCGAATTAGGAAACATGTCATGATCCTCGCATCAATCAGAGTTTGGTGTTAGTAATAATGGTAAATTTAGTTGCAATTGGTAGTAGATAAGCTAATTGGGAAAATTGAACATTAGAATGGACTCTTCAGGCTTGAGGGTCTATTCCTCTTTTTTGATATTGAAATGATTTTGTGATTGAAAACTTGTAATGGTTGACTGCACCGATTCTGATGTAGAAAATGTCAACTTCTAGCTCTAGTTGCTGCGTGCCTTTTTCCCTCAGCCGCAGTTGTTTGTTTCGATGTGAATAGTTGAGCCATCATATTAAGATATGTTTGATGTCTCTTTACTACAATGTTCAGTGGAAATGCCTAAGCAGGATTGATAAAGACTCTGTAGAATTGATGTCTTTCTTAATGCAGGAAAAGGCGATGCATCTTCTCCCATTGGAGATGACAATGCAATGAGCCAAAATCATGGCGAACCGAAATCCAATGACACCATGTATGTACCCAGCAACCTGTCGTATTGGCGGGATGTGAGAGCAAGCTTTGTGATTCCGAAGTCGGTAAGACCAATACTTTACAGCTAGTTTATTGCAACTGTGGCTGTCCATTATCTTGTAAATGAAGTCAATATTTGGAAACTAGGTGGTCTGCTTCGTAAATTCCACTCATGCTGGGTACTAAGCACGGTCCTTTTTAAGTGATTATTATTTAGCGTAGCGGCCTAACTAGGATAACGTTGACCAAATACACTTTAAAACCGAAATGAATTAGCTGGACATATTATTACTCTGCAGTTATATTATTTAGGTGCCATCATATCAGAGACAATGAAATTACGTAGGCTCACCTGGCCTGTTGTtaacacaatatcatacctagcaAGAGCTACGCACTCCATGAGGACTTGGAAACTTAATAAGAGCTAACTGTATCGGATTGTCCATAGGACACATTTTGTTCTCAGTATTCTAGAGTCATTTTTTTTCATCCTAGTTGAAACTTTTCTTCTATTTAGTAGTTCCCTAATTAGGATATCGTTGACTAAATACACTTTAAAACCGAAATGAATTAGCTGGAAATATTGTTACTCTGCAGTTATATTATTTAGGTGCCATCATATCAGAGACAGTGAAATTGCGTAGGCTCACCTGGCCTGTATGTTAACACAACATCATACTTAACAAAGCTAAGAAGAGCTTCATGAGAACTTGGAAACTTAAGCAGAGCTAAGTGTATTGAACTGTTCATATCACGCATTTTGTTCTAAGTATTCTAGAGTCATATTTTTCGTCCTAGTTGATGTTTTTCTTGTATTTTCTTTTTTTCCCTGTAGACAAACATTCATCATATCAGAGAGAACGATATTGTGTAGGTTCACTCGGCCTGTATGATCACCCAACATAATACTTAAGAAATGCCGAAAGGAGCTTCGTGAGAACTTAGAAACTTGAAGAAATAAGTGAATTGTGCTGTCCATAGCACGCATTTTGTTCTAACTAAGTAACTATTCTAGTCTCTAGAGTAAACTTTTTATCCTAGTTAACACTATTCTTgtctctctttttcctttttggaGGGGCATTGAGATTAGATTTTGAACTATGACATATGTGAGTAATTTGCCTTGACACTGGATTTCATAAAGGTTCTCGCTATGGTCTTTAACTCAATTCCAGTTAAACTTCCTGCCGGTAGAATAATGGAGTTATCTTCACTTTTAACCATGACACTGCTTGAGCATTTCCATTATGTAGTGATAAGATATTCAGTGAGCTATTCTTAATACAAAAGCATTGCCTTATTTACTATTTTGCTTGTCCTGAAAATTTTATGTTTTGTCCTGTCAGTACACTTGATCTTTTTTTTCCTAATTTACTCTCCATAATGTTTTCAAATTAGGAGCAAGCAGTCGACGTAAATACTCTACCACAGACATCATTCGATGGCCCAGTACACTGTCTTCCTCGGAAATGGGCCCATTCCATCTCTGCCCCAGAATCTGGCTGTGTGTTGGTTGCCACGGAAGAGCTTGATGGGAACGGTACCTTCGAGAGAACTGTCATCCTCCTCCTGAAACTAGGTTCAAGAGACGCCTACGATGGCCCATTCGGCGTCATCCTGAACCGCCCACTCTACACAAAGATGAAACACGTGAATCCATCCTTCCGCGACCAGGCGACACCTTTCAGCGACTGCTCCCTGTTCTTCGGAGGCCCTGTTGATATGAGCGTATTCTTGATGCGGACCAACGAGGGCAGGCCCATCAAGGGGTTCGAAGAGGTGGCGCCAGGCGTATGCTTCGGTTTCAGGACCGACCTGCAGAAGGCTGGCCACCTGATGAAGAACGGTGCAGTTAACCCTGAGGACCTGAAGTTCTACGTCGGGTACTCCGCTTGGGATCACGACCAGTTGCTGAGCGAGATCGACGCGGGGTACTGGGTCGTTACCTCCTGCAGCTCAGGCCTGATAACGGACGCGCTCACGGCCGACCCTTCTTGCCTGTGGAGTGAGGTACTGCAGCTGCTGGGAGGCCAGTACGCGGAGCTGAGCCAGAAACCGAAGGAAGATAGCGCGTGAAGCCTCGTACTTGCGGCATGGCACAGCGAACTGTTGTGTTCGATTTGTACATAATTCAGCAATCTTGTCCGGTCAGCGGTCACATCCTGTGGGGAGGCTGTTTTTTCTTCTGTTTCTTGGATCAAATAATGTATTTACTGTTAGTCCTTGTACAACCTTTTTCCCTTTTTATGAGAAAAAAGAAACGACGCAGGACCCGAGAGTATAGCGGTGGTATGTGACTATGTGCAGTGATCAGTCAGCTTCTCCTGGAGTTTTTATCTGTATTTACTGTTAGTCCTTGTACAACCTTTTTCCCTTTTTATGAGAAAAAAGAAACGACGCAGGACCCGAGAGTATAGCGGTGGTATGTGACTATGTTGCTCGTCATGACATATTGGCTTTTCTGCTCCTATCCGtatcttgtttttcttttctttgttagAGCCTATCTGTATCTAAATCATTTTCAAGATCTTGCATTGGCATCTGTTATGTGAGAAATGCATACAGGCACAAGTAGTGGCCAACCGTCTGTCGCGTCTGATTACCCAAACGCGTCAGGCACAAAGCTTGGGATGGGGAGAGATTGTGACACGATCAGAACCCACAAGGAGGCACAGGTACATCCGCGAACGAACGCGTCTTTCCTGTGTGTGCCAATATCCGCGTCCAAAGCTTCCGCTCCTTTTGGTGCCCTTTTTCCTCTTTACCTGCCAACCTCTGAATATCCACTGTGCTCTGCTCCCATTTGGTGTTAAAATGCTGACATTTACTGATAGCAATCGCGAAGAATTTACGGTGCCAGCTTCTGTTATTGGACTTTATTTCCTTCTAGGCGATGTTCTGAAGAACTCGTCAAATGCAGTAGAGGAAATGTGCAACAGGGTAGCGCGAGTAACGACCAAGGACTGGGCAGGGTAGAAATGCACAAGCACAACGCAGTGTCAGTGACCTGAGTGGCGACAGTTCAACTGTTCAGTTAATTCTGCGACGTCGTCGCGATGGAAGTTACTGCGTCAAGCCGTCTCCCTGTCTCTAGACAGACTACAGAGTCCGCCCAGGCTACGTCAGGATTGCTAGAAAAAGAGTACTCGTTTAGATTATCGATTCCAGCCGTCAGATCTGAATGTGTtgttttttctttcacaagcacgGCCTGTATTTGGTACTGGTCGAGAACTCGTGGCCGAATTTGTGGACTGCACTAGCACACGTACGTATGCCGATTTCATCTCGTCAACAGGCACTCGGAACCTGCACCAAGGTCAAATGCATGTTCTGGAGATTGTTTTTGGGTTTTCTACGAAAATGAGTCAGAGCCCTCGGACTCTGCATTAATTTTGATGCACATGGTAATCTTATTGCCAAGTTTTTAAGTGATTACATGACCAGAAAAGGTGATTTAGAGACGGTGCAATTACTGTTTAATAAAAGGTATAACTTGAGTAGATCTGTGGCTCGCAAGCTCATGTGATCCAATTATTTATTTTCAATTCCAAGATCATGTTTTTAAGTATTAAAATTGTAAAAAAATTAGGATAAACTCAATAATGTTTCTAATAAACATACAGAATCCTATTTGAAAATACTTAGTATTCTGAGATacacacaaaaaatgaaaaaaagagaTATGGATCTAAGTATAGTAAAAATGCATATTTTTAGAACtcaaattttgttatttttgtgtagcctagaattcaAAGAGTTTTATGATTATTCTAACATCACATCTTTGTTGGTAGAAAACTATACCTAGTAAAAACCTAACGTACTTATGACGTCCGACTTACCTGTGATGATAAATTGGAAGGGATTTTCTACATAACCCTTTACTTAGATATATAGGCAGTTCCCACAAGTTCCCACGAGGCGTACGAGAAATCACCTTCCCGTGACACGAATCATGAACAAGAGCATACTGGTAGGATATATCATTGTCTACACACAGATTTTTTCAGATGTTTTTGAAACATGTAAATATCGTTTTcgtattttttttctaaaataaagAGATCACCGGACCCGGGGAGGCAATGAGAGTTTTCGGTATAACTTGACATATTTTCACTAAATTGAAACTGTATTTTATGAAGCCATTGAGACTTGATAAATCTTAAGTCAACCGTGAATTTTTCCCTCAAAAAATAGTGAAATGAGACTTAACAAAACGGTTTTGCTAAATCTTCAGCCGTTGAATCGTGCCAAGATTTGCGCATCCTCTTATCCTTATCTCCCATCTCTTCTTCCTGGCAACGACTCTGCGACGGGGGAGGAGGCGGAAGAACGTTCGCCGAACCGGAGCCGGTGACGGCGAGGATGAAACTTAGGGTTAGGGGTGAGGGACATCAACGTCGTAGAAGAAGGAAGCGGGGCTTAGAGGGATGGCCGAGGCGGCGGTGGACTGGCGTAGGTGGCGCTTCGATAGGGTAGGGTGGCGAAGCGTCGCGGCAGCGCGCCGGCCGCGGGCGGGATGGTTGGCGATTAGGTGGTGGTGACGGCGGAGGCATTGccaaagaggaggaagaagctgatGACGTAGACTGAGCCTAGGCACACCCTTGACAAAATTGTGTCCGTCTCTTCTAGTTCCTGGAGTAGAATGTTCAGTTGGTCCGTTCGGGGGCCCGGAACCTTGGGCGAACGGTCGAGGAAGAGGTGCTGGAGCGCGTCATCTGTTCCATCCTCGGTCGACAGGCGAAAAGTGTCGCTGGTGAAGTGGCGATTGATCGGTCTCGGTCCGAGGCTGGCCACCTCAGCCACTATTGCCTAGTCAAGGAACCTGGCACCATCGCCCAAACCTCGCCTAAACCAGTAGTTATCGCGATAGATTCGTTTCAAGTCCCCATCAAAACTGTTTCATCTTGATGGAGCTGCACTAGTGTCAAATGTCAACACTTGATTTCAATTGGCGAATTTCAATCGTACTACTTCTTCCTTTCCACGAAAAATGTTCTGAGAGTTTTCAGAATTTAGAAGTAAGTAGATGCTATGtgttgtctagatacatctaaattttaacaaaactaAGACATTCTTCGTGGTACGGAAGGGAGTGTGTCACACTCTGGGTCAATCGCAGTACGGATCGGGTAGTTCGACGACGTAATCTTTATTCATTGCATCAGCTAATTCGACTGCACTGGTCTTAAAAAATTTGAGTATGTATGCTTTTACATCAAAATCTCCATGTCGTCGACGCTAATGTCCCCGTGAACGAGCTGCTCCCTGCCGCCGCTACCGCCAGCACTATACCCGCCGCCCATATGCGTGTACGCGTACGCGTTCGCGCCACCCTGCGCGGCGCCGGCGCGCAGCTCCGCGTACTGCCTCGGCCcggtggcggcggcctcgggcGCGCTGTCCCGCGCCGCCACGAGCTGCGCGTCGGCGGCCATGCCGGCGTCGGACGCCACGCTCTGCACGGACCGCGGCGACAGGGGCGCCACGGAGCCGGCGCCGTACGCGGCGGCCGCGCGCTCCGGGAAGTTGAGCGCCGACGCGCCGCCTTCTCCGAGGAGGCCGCCGCGGAGGAAGTAGACGGCGGTGTCGTGCGCCACCGCGGCCCCCTCGGGCGTGGCGTAGGAGCCGAGCCACAGGCGCTCCCTCGTCCCGGGCACCCGGATCTCCGACACCCActtcccccaccgccgccgccgcacgcccttGTACCGgcaccgctcctcctccgcctccgcccggCTCATCGCCGCGATCGATCAAGCTAATCTTCAGTTGACTCTCTGGCTGGCTGCTGGCTGCTGCACCGGTTGAGCTTGCATGAGCACGTACGTACTGCGCTCTATATAGGTGCAAGAGGTCAACCCACAAACGAGTTGACCATGCATGAAGGATCGAATCGGCTTGGAGTTTGACCTTGCGATCGAGCTGTGACCTGTGAGTGGATACGTGCAGTAAGACACAGCCTACAGCCGTGTGGTGATGGATATTTGTGGTCGGTACGGGAGCAACGGCGCCGGGGTCAAAATCTTCAATGGGTCAAAGCGTTTTTTATGGTCGCACGTCTCGTATGAACACGCTATGATGGTAGGCTCCCCAAGTCGCCATCACATTTTATGGGGaagcctctctctctctgcaTCGTGTCTAGAAGGCTGCgacccccgtttcaaaaaaaaaaaaaaaaaaaaggctgcGACCTTGAAAACTCTACTACAACATTAGAATTGTTGGGGCTGACTTTGCTGCAAACAAGTCATAAAATAATTGTTATTGTATTATGTAACTATATGGCATAGCTGACTATGCTGTTTACTTACCAATCTAATTATCTAAGCATATATGCTTCTCCATGTAACGAGCAAAAAGATGTTTGTCAAAGGAAAACATAGAGAGAAATTTAACTGTCTATGTATAAACCAAGTAAGTAATACAAATGTATTCACTGTAGTACAAGCCGGTGGAAAAATGTTTAGGGCATTGCTTCAAACGATTTTTAAAGAAATCTTGTAGGATTCTTACCCATAGAATTTCTTTCTATAGAAATCATTTGATTCAAAGGACTAAACTCTCAAAAAAAATTATGGATTGCTTTCTTATACTACAATCCCATATGATTTTTAGCAGTAGCTCAAATCACTTAGAAATGTTTCTATATATCTATGACAACTACGATATATTGATATGTACTCAAACTCTGTAGCAATTTTCTGCGCTTTTCCTGTGGTGCAACCAAACGACTACTGCAACCAAAATATAAATATTTCTCAAAGGAAAACATAGATATAAATTTAGTTCTCTAGTTATGAACCAAGTTAGTATAAAATATACAAGCCGGTGCAGAAAATGTTTAGGGTTAATTGTAAAATCAGCCCACTTGACCTTAAATTTCACATGAAGTAGTGGTGGTGTTTGTAGGGTTGATCCTATGAAATTTAGGGATATGGGCTGCAATATGAAGTCCGCTAGAGTGGTCATTTCCCTTATTTTTGCAATTTTTACAGCTACACCCATTTTAGGGGATATGCTATAATTGTTATAAGTCTCACATACGCGAGCACATGAGCTGTTAGTTATGATGTAGATTTCTTTAGAAACTCACCCATGACAGGTGGCCAAAAAGTGATATGTGTTCTTTATTCATGATGCATAAATatgttttttgtttcaattttgtaTAGTTTTGCTCCCACGTCTGTCTAAAGCAGACAAACTTGGCTCTTTACCCTCCAAAGTGGTATTCTTACTTATATGGTGTGATTTATCATGTGTTCGTCATGCTCGCAAGAACGAATTCGTGGACGCTGGCAAAAATGAATTAATCATAATCAGTATATGTTTTAAGAAACAGATATCTAAGCGGGGGAGAAATAATGGAGATGCACTCGACCTCGCCGGTGTTATAGGGAGAAAATAACGGAGTCGGaggaagaaaacaaaacaaagaggGGAAGAAGAACCTGCCGATCCAGGTCAAAACCCATGCCATGTATGCTGGCAACAAAACCAAAGGTATAAGTGAACTTTGAACTGCGGCTGCACAACCAAATTAAAAAATGCGACTTGGGGGGTAAGAAGCCCTCCAAGCAATTCAATAGATGAAATATTGGTGTGTACAATGAGAGAGCGGGCGCTAGCACTCGAACTGAAGATCTCACGGGTAGCACAGGTATCAGCACCGGCAACCATCCGGGCTATGCCTCGATTCACGCTGCACNNNNNNNNNNNNNNNNNNNNNNNNNNNNNNNNNNNNNNNNNNNNNNNNNNNNNNNNNNNNNNNNNNNNNNNNNNNNNNNNNNNNNNNNNNNNNNNNNNNNAGACAGCAGCCGCTTAAGAAAAAAGAACTAAGCCACCTTAGCTTCCTCCATAGATAGGTTTCCGCTTCTCTGACTAGGCTCGCCAACGTTAGAAGAGGTGGAGAACTCAATCTATGTGTAGGTTTTTTAATAAAAGTAAAATGCAATATTTTTAATAGATTATGCTAAGGTTTTGGTAGTCGTTTTTTTTTTGCCTCCGCGtccatggagatggcatcgtctacaATAATAGCACGATGCTGAGACTATCTGAAGCCATCAAAGCCAAACAGCGGACGGATGCTCATCAGAAGATTAGCCTACTTAAGCCATGGACCAAAGGCCTAGTTACCTGGACAGCCCAAAACCatggtgtgcatgtttctttggtcGTGCTCCTCGCACAGACAACCATTGAGTTGTAATTGAATCAAGTCCCAATTGGGCAAATgtctcttcctcctctctctgctAATGATTCCTCTTCGACGTGACACCGAATTGTATCTAGACTATTGCTGAACCTATACCGATCTGTGTGAGAGAGTTATGGAGTGCCATCTGCAGCAGCATACGAGCAAGATATTTATGAAATTCCAACATAAGTGTTACTGATCGAGCCAATGTGGATGGACCCGTACCttgagggtgtgtttggtagcccgggtgaCCTCAGAATTTCTCACCTCAACCTAGCTAAAGTGACCAAACCTTGTTTGTTAGCCCGGGTCGTTCCATCTGGGCAGTGCTGAGGTCATGCGAAAAACACCTCTCAGCCAGGCCgggttgtgaagctcaaatcgagcttcacaactcgCCCAGGCTCACCTCATACCCGCAAAACACTGTAGCTGGCTCCGAACCGCCTCCAGACCTCCAGCCCGCACATTTTCTCGCCTCATT contains:
- the LOC124662690 gene encoding ethylene-responsive transcription factor ERF020-like, coding for MSRAEAEEERCRYKGVRRRRWGKWVSEIRVPGTRERLWLGSYATPEGAAVAHDTAVYFLRGGLLGEGGASALNFPERAAAAYGAGSVAPLSPRSVQSVASDAGMAADAQLVAARDSAPEAAATGPRQYAELRAGAAQGGANAYAYTHMGGGYSAGGSGGREQLVHGDISVDDMEILM
- the LOC124667309 gene encoding uncharacterized protein LOC124667309 → MDMRALNSKAGGPFLAPRRNPPPTWAPLPAGETGSLAAGSRRGPRWPRLAVSASGKKSHSSPDADEPRNKASSSGKGDASSPIGDDNAMSQNHGEPKSNDTMYVPSNLSYWRDVRASFVIPKSEQAVDVNTLPQTSFDGPVHCLPRKWAHSISAPESGCVLVATEELDGNGTFERTVILLLKLGSRDAYDGPFGVILNRPLYTKMKHVNPSFRDQATPFSDCSLFFGGPVDMSVFLMRTNEGRPIKGFEEVAPGVCFGFRTDLQKAGHLMKNGAVNPEDLKFYVGYSAWDHDQLLSEIDAGYWVVTSCSSGLITDALTADPSCLWSEVLQLLGGQYAELSQKPKEDSA